In a single window of the uncultured Erythrobacter sp. genome:
- a CDS encoding cytochrome P450, producing the protein MATLANPADKPADAANEAQSFDHWSEGLPDEAAIAHIPGEAGWPLVGNTFRQLADPHGFTQRMVEKYGKVYKTHAFGGWNVALIGADANELVLFNKDKIFSSEQGWGPVLDQLFPRGLMLIDFDHHRIDRRALSIAFKPGPMRHYMGSLNSGIAREVEGWAGPMKFQPAIKQLTLDLAAESFLGIPWGPEADAINQAFVDMVQASVAPIRTPLPFTKMKKGVDGRAYMVDYLTKETHRRRAEGADSTRGQDMFSQFANATREDGSLLPVDQVVDHMSFLLMAAHDTITSSATSMLFYLATQSEWQEKLREEVIAVTGGPDADGNPRPLSYDDLGKLDLTEMFFKETLRMIPPVPSMPRRALKDFEFGGYHIPAGQMVGINIHWTHHSEEYWDNPAVFDPMRFTPDKVKARHKYAWVPFGGGAHMCLGLHFAYMQVKVLMVQLLQRYRVKAAEGYTPEWQPWPIPQPKDGLRVEFKSL; encoded by the coding sequence ATGGCCACCCTCGCCAATCCTGCCGACAAGCCCGCCGACGCTGCCAATGAAGCGCAAAGCTTCGACCATTGGAGCGAAGGTCTGCCCGATGAAGCCGCGATCGCGCATATTCCGGGCGAGGCCGGCTGGCCGCTGGTGGGCAACACATTCCGCCAGCTCGCCGACCCGCACGGCTTCACCCAGCGCATGGTTGAGAAATACGGCAAGGTTTACAAGACCCACGCCTTTGGCGGCTGGAATGTTGCGCTGATCGGCGCGGATGCGAACGAGCTGGTGCTGTTCAACAAGGACAAGATCTTCTCCAGCGAACAGGGCTGGGGTCCGGTGCTCGACCAGCTGTTCCCGCGCGGGCTGATGCTGATCGATTTCGACCACCACCGGATTGACCGGCGCGCACTGTCTATCGCGTTCAAGCCGGGGCCGATGCGGCATTATATGGGCTCGCTCAATTCCGGTATCGCGCGTGAGGTTGAAGGCTGGGCCGGTCCGATGAAGTTCCAGCCCGCGATCAAGCAGCTGACGCTCGATCTGGCTGCGGAGAGCTTTCTCGGCATTCCGTGGGGGCCGGAAGCCGACGCAATCAATCAGGCCTTTGTCGATATGGTGCAGGCCTCGGTCGCGCCAATTCGCACGCCCTTGCCCTTTACCAAGATGAAAAAGGGCGTCGATGGCCGCGCCTATATGGTCGATTATCTGACCAAGGAAACGCATCGCCGCCGCGCGGAAGGCGCCGATAGCACTCGGGGCCAGGACATGTTCAGCCAGTTCGCCAATGCGACGCGCGAGGACGGCTCGCTGCTGCCGGTGGACCAGGTGGTCGACCATATGAGCTTCCTGCTGATGGCCGCGCATGACACGATCACATCCTCTGCGACGTCGATGCTGTTCTACCTTGCGACCCAGAGCGAATGGCAGGAGAAGCTGCGCGAAGAGGTGATCGCAGTCACCGGCGGCCCCGACGCAGACGGCAATCCGCGCCCGCTTTCCTACGACGATCTGGGCAAGCTCGATCTGACCGAGATGTTCTTCAAAGAGACCCTGCGGATGATCCCCCCTGTCCCCTCCATGCCGCGCCGCGCGCTGAAGGATTTCGAGTTTGGGGGCTATCACATTCCGGCAGGCCAGATGGTCGGTATCAACATCCACTGGACCCACCATTCGGAGGAATACTGGGACAATCCGGCGGTGTTCGACCCGATGCGCTTCACGCCCGACAAGGTGAAGGCGCGGCACAAATATGCCTGGGTCCCCTTTGGCGGCGGCGCGCATATGTGCCTGGGTCTGCACTTTGCCTATATGCAGGTGAAGGTGCTGATGGTGCAGCTGCTCCAGCGCTACCGCGTCAAAGCAGCAGAAGGCTACACGCCCGAATGGCAACCATGGCCGATCCCGCAGCCGAAAGACGGGCTGAGGGTGGAGTTTAAGAGTCTTTGA
- a CDS encoding DUF1674 domain-containing protein yields the protein MTKQKSPQKSRAAKTFKKPAHWSNDPAPEPKPVKHDEKLSPTRYGDWEKDGIAVDF from the coding sequence ATGACCAAACAAAAATCCCCCCAGAAGTCTCGGGCAGCTAAGACCTTCAAGAAGCCCGCGCACTGGTCCAACGACCCCGCGCCCGAGCCGAAGCCGGTGAAGCACGACGAGAAGCTCTCCCCCACCCGCTATGGCGACTGGGAGAAGGACGGGATCGCGGTGGATTTTTGA
- a CDS encoding RsmB/NOP family class I SAM-dependent RNA methyltransferase, with protein MAQPSGIHARRAALKMLDAVMRRGETLEQAAPSALRDVRDGKDQALARAIAGESLRWLTDIDALIDSATKKRLPDDAKPRMVLRMMLAQALRLETPPHAVLATGLDLLSGGPRRLAHGVFSTLTKREVTLPEVPTLPERVVERWGERAAPIAAGLVHPPEVDLALLRPEETAEWQAKLGGISLATGHVRVPRGTPVEQLAGYDDGAWWVQDLAAQIAPSLLGAGEGRHALDLCAAPGGKTMALAAAGFEVTALDMSKRRLDVLKANLKRTGLKASPVRADAMAWEPKHQFDVILLDAPCTATGTCRRHPDVLHRIGPRQIGEMIELQQSLLLRAVAWLKPGGTLLYAVCSLEAEEGEEQAAWLSENSDLALAPITAEELPAGLKPSAEGWLRTDPAMLADQGGLDGFFIARWKKR; from the coding sequence ATGGCTCAACCTTCCGGAATTCACGCGCGCCGCGCCGCGCTCAAAATGCTCGACGCGGTTATGCGCCGGGGCGAGACGCTCGAACAAGCGGCGCCCTCTGCCTTGCGCGATGTGCGCGACGGCAAGGACCAGGCCTTGGCGCGCGCGATTGCGGGGGAAAGCCTGCGCTGGCTTACCGATATCGACGCTCTGATCGACAGCGCGACCAAGAAACGCCTGCCTGACGATGCCAAGCCGCGCATGGTGCTGCGCATGATGCTGGCCCAAGCGCTCAGGCTGGAGACACCGCCGCACGCAGTGCTCGCCACGGGGCTGGACTTGCTCTCTGGCGGGCCGAGGCGGCTTGCGCATGGGGTGTTTTCAACGCTGACCAAGCGCGAAGTGACTTTGCCCGAAGTGCCGACCTTGCCCGAACGGGTGGTGGAGCGCTGGGGTGAGCGCGCTGCGCCCATCGCCGCCGGTCTGGTCCACCCGCCCGAAGTTGATCTGGCGCTTTTGCGGCCAGAGGAAACCGCCGAATGGCAGGCGAAGCTGGGCGGGATCAGCCTCGCCACGGGCCATGTCCGCGTGCCGCGCGGGACGCCGGTTGAACAGCTTGCCGGTTATGACGACGGCGCGTGGTGGGTGCAGGACCTCGCCGCGCAGATCGCGCCGTCGCTGCTGGGTGCTGGGGAAGGCAGGCACGCGCTTGACCTCTGCGCTGCGCCGGGCGGCAAGACGATGGCGCTCGCAGCAGCGGGCTTCGAAGTGACCGCGCTCGACATGTCGAAGCGCCGTCTTGATGTGCTCAAGGCCAACCTCAAACGCACTGGCCTCAAGGCCTCGCCCGTGCGCGCCGATGCGATGGCGTGGGAGCCGAAGCACCAATTCGACGTGATCCTGCTCGACGCGCCGTGCACCGCGACCGGCACCTGCCGCCGCCACCCCGACGTGCTCCACCGCATCGGCCCGCGCCAGATCGGCGAGATGATCGAGCTCCAGCAATCGCTGCTGCTGCGCGCGGTCGCGTGGCTGAAGCCCGGAGGCACACTGCTCTATGCGGTGTGCTCGCTGGAGGCCGAAGAGGGCGAGGAACAGGCGGCGTGGCTGAGCGAAAACAGCGATCTCGCGCTTGCACCGATCACCGCAGAAGAACTTCCCGCTGGCCTGAAGCCCTCAGCAGAAGGCTGGCTGCGTACCGATCCGGCAATGCTGGCCGATCAGGGCGGGCTCGACGGGTTCTTTATCGCCCGCTGGAAGAAGCGCTAG
- the msrA gene encoding peptide-methionine (S)-S-oxide reductase MsrA, with protein sequence MEQAIIAGGCFWCTEAVFRDVIGVSEVESGYIGGHVASPTYKEVCTGSTGHAEGIRVTFDPAQITLPEIYDVFLGTHDPTQLNRQGNDVGTQYRSAIFPLSDDQKAEAEAAIERWNADNSGTAVTTVEGPAEWYPAEDYHQEYWDGEGQRNPYCLAVIPPKIMKLRKSFQKYVKD encoded by the coding sequence ATGGAACAGGCAATCATCGCAGGCGGATGTTTCTGGTGCACCGAAGCGGTGTTCCGCGATGTCATCGGCGTGAGCGAAGTCGAAAGCGGCTATATTGGCGGGCATGTCGCCAGCCCGACCTACAAAGAGGTCTGCACCGGATCGACCGGCCATGCCGAGGGTATCCGCGTTACCTTTGACCCCGCGCAAATCACTCTACCCGAGATTTACGACGTCTTCCTCGGCACCCATGATCCGACCCAGCTGAACCGGCAGGGCAATGATGTCGGCACCCAATATCGCAGCGCGATCTTCCCTTTGTCGGACGATCAGAAGGCAGAGGCGGAGGCCGCAATCGAACGCTGGAATGCGGACAATTCCGGCACGGCTGTCACCACCGTGGAAGGCCCCGCAGAATGGTATCCGGCAGAGGATTACCATCAGGAATATTGGGACGGCGAAGGCCAGCGCAATCCCTATTGCCTCGCGGTGATCCCGCCCAAGATCATGAAGCTGCGCAAGAGCTTCCAGAAATATGTGAAGGACTAG
- the aguB gene encoding N-carbamoylputrescine amidase: protein MSTLTVAALQLPLASEDEAENIAAVAALVEEAAARGAKLVLPPELFSGPYFCREEDEALFALARPTAEHPSVLAMQELAAKHAIAIPTSFFERDGHHYYNTLAMIGADGAIAGTYRKSHIPDGPGYEEKFYFRPGNDGFKVWDVAADDGSTVRIGVGICWDQWYPECARVMALKGAEVLLYPTAIGSEPYDADLDTSRMWRRAMIGHAVSNCMPVMAANRIGTEGPEGAQSFYGHSFISDEWGDLLASFGAEETGVLTAALDLAQAAKHRAGMGFFRDRRPQLYSRIAEDI, encoded by the coding sequence ATGAGCACACTCACTGTCGCCGCCCTTCAGCTCCCGCTTGCAAGCGAGGACGAGGCCGAAAATATCGCTGCGGTTGCCGCATTGGTCGAAGAGGCCGCTGCGCGCGGGGCAAAGCTTGTCCTGCCGCCAGAGCTCTTTTCCGGCCCCTATTTCTGCCGCGAGGAAGACGAGGCGCTGTTCGCGCTCGCCCGCCCTACGGCAGAGCATCCCTCGGTGCTGGCGATGCAGGAACTGGCAGCGAAGCACGCAATTGCGATCCCGACCAGCTTCTTTGAGCGCGACGGGCATCATTATTACAACACGCTCGCCATGATCGGAGCCGACGGCGCGATTGCGGGCACTTACCGCAAGAGCCACATTCCCGATGGTCCGGGCTATGAGGAAAAGTTCTACTTCCGCCCCGGCAATGACGGGTTCAAGGTCTGGGACGTCGCCGCCGATGATGGCAGCACGGTGCGCATCGGCGTCGGCATTTGCTGGGACCAGTGGTATCCCGAATGCGCGCGGGTGATGGCGCTCAAAGGGGCGGAAGTTTTGCTCTACCCCACCGCCATCGGCTCTGAGCCCTATGATGCCGACCTTGACACCAGCCGCATGTGGCGGCGCGCGATGATCGGCCATGCGGTGTCGAACTGCATGCCGGTGATGGCCGCCAATCGGATCGGAACTGAAGGCCCAGAGGGCGCGCAAAGCTTTTACGGCCATTCCTTCATCAGCGACGAATGGGGCGATCTGCTCGCCAGTTTCGGCGCTGAGGAGACAGGCGTTCTCACCGCGGCGCTCGATCTCGCGCAGGCGGCCAAACACCGCGCGGGCATGGGATTCTTCCGCGATCGCCGCCCGCAGCTTTATTCGCGCATCGCCGAAGACATCTAA
- the folK gene encoding 2-amino-4-hydroxy-6-hydroxymethyldihydropteridine diphosphokinase translates to MIHTYLIALGSNMRSHRHGPPREVLARAAEMISLVGIEVVAVAKPIASRPIGPSSREYANGAAIVRGTMEPRGMLLLMQDIERKFGRERRGQRWRARVLDLDIVLWSGGTYHSPELTIPHPEFRHRDFVLGPAASIAGDWRDPETGLSVRQLAARLAKGAPR, encoded by the coding sequence GTGATACACACCTATCTGATCGCGCTGGGCAGCAATATGCGCTCGCACCGCCACGGGCCACCGCGCGAAGTGCTGGCGCGTGCGGCGGAAATGATTTCGCTTGTCGGGATCGAAGTGGTCGCGGTCGCAAAGCCGATTGCGAGCCGCCCGATTGGCCCTTCCAGCCGCGAATATGCCAATGGAGCCGCGATTGTGCGCGGCACGATGGAGCCGCGCGGCATGCTGCTGCTGATGCAGGATATCGAGCGCAAATTCGGGCGCGAGCGGCGCGGACAACGCTGGCGTGCGCGGGTGCTGGACCTCGACATCGTGCTTTGGAGCGGGGGCACTTATCACTCGCCCGAGCTCACCATCCCGCACCCCGAATTTCGCCACCGCGATTTCGTGCTGGGTCCGGCGGCGAGCATTGCAGGCGATTGGCGCGACCCGGAAACCGGGCTGAGTGTGCGGCAACTCGCCGCTCGGCTGGCGAAGGGCGCCCCAAGATAG
- a CDS encoding helix-turn-helix domain-containing protein, whose product MLEPLLTTDQAAACLGTTKRTLEAWRYEGGGPVFVKLGGRLVRYRPRDLEAFVEAGEQVNTGGGRPV is encoded by the coding sequence ATGCTTGAACCGCTCCTGACAACCGACCAAGCCGCAGCCTGCCTTGGCACGACCAAGCGGACCCTTGAGGCGTGGCGTTATGAGGGAGGCGGGCCTGTGTTCGTAAAGCTAGGCGGGCGGTTGGTCCGCTACAGACCACGCGATCTAGAGGCCTTTGTCGAGGCGGGCGAACAGGTAAACACTGGAGGAGGCAGACCCGTCTAG
- a CDS encoding TrlF family AAA-like ATPase, translating to MSFAHWRKCDFQVHTPRDPGWKGARPVGLGEEYQGRIATSEDVDRDREKWAYEFVDWCIKRGLEAVALTDHHEMVMFPYVAAEAAKRHEADESFGLWFFPGMELTCRGGVQCIIIFDADLAAEWRTTAQARLGIVAASLNESARQGPAVTQLDYDYPDIASRLEPVEELRGRFIVLPNVSDGGAHTVVTQGAHANFKAMPYVGGYVDCGQSIDTIPHKLRVRLSGEDPYWGDRYIYPLPTSDARSADYSKLGNNSCWIKLAEPTAEAIRQAFLGHPSRILITPPVTPSIAVQSLSVSGSSILSDQELRFSPEFNSIIGGRGSGKSTVLEYLAYGLGRSCSDISKGSYSGSDRLKGVIADTLVASGATIEIGIEQDRANFYVRRGAETGHVATVTYPDGTKHEMSVAELRALFPAVVYSQGELSELGKIAGSRAQLSQLLQFVDPEFKRKDRRLSNEIEQSKLAIRRAIQALVNGWLQEEKVRKLNAARATLEQRIAALQKSLPTLSKEEQAHIVRYEALAELDGKRQAAEAQAQTVLDEFTGLWQTSRSPVDLLSTAPEAADFQAAYEEFRKVFSRGVEALGKDLEARRVGMATKGAEIGRTLIDAKSERDRVMEELTEHKVQTTQIAKLQEELQALVGHIASLESRQVSVSEKQGEFNAAIDNLKALVEEGAKTTERWVGAIEMLSGNCIDAEFVAAGDHSEVHASIDALVAQTGSQEATRKHRVVEQLADSGVWPFLDTIRAECLSLLRWKTLSPEGGGGAPAFPTIENAIGGTENMKTRLKELIDLQRVEAIATATPKPDVSLYYVDGGNRYAFEKASEGQRAAALLLMLLEQAGGPLLVDQPEGDLDNKVVSDLAEKLHSAKQHRQVIFASHNANIVVNGSSELVVSMEITQDAKRSASGPGAIDRQDIRLKITETMEGGEKAFKDRKNKYGY from the coding sequence ATGAGTTTTGCACATTGGAGGAAATGCGACTTTCAAGTCCACACTCCTCGTGATCCGGGTTGGAAAGGAGCACGCCCTGTTGGACTTGGTGAAGAGTATCAAGGACGCATAGCAACTTCAGAAGATGTTGATCGAGATCGAGAGAAGTGGGCGTACGAGTTTGTCGATTGGTGTATCAAGAGAGGGCTAGAAGCGGTTGCCCTTACTGATCATCATGAGATGGTGATGTTCCCCTATGTTGCGGCTGAAGCAGCCAAACGACATGAGGCTGACGAATCATTTGGCTTATGGTTCTTCCCCGGAATGGAATTGACCTGCAGGGGGGGCGTTCAGTGCATTATTATCTTTGATGCCGATTTAGCGGCAGAATGGCGTACGACGGCTCAGGCTAGACTTGGTATTGTCGCTGCCAGCCTTAATGAGTCCGCGCGGCAGGGCCCAGCAGTGACGCAGCTAGATTACGACTACCCCGACATTGCGTCGCGCCTTGAGCCAGTCGAAGAACTGAGAGGCCGTTTCATTGTATTGCCCAACGTGTCTGATGGTGGAGCTCATACGGTTGTCACGCAAGGCGCACACGCCAACTTCAAAGCGATGCCCTATGTAGGTGGCTACGTCGATTGCGGACAATCAATCGATACCATACCTCACAAGCTCCGTGTACGCCTCTCTGGTGAAGATCCTTATTGGGGCGATAGATACATCTACCCTCTGCCAACATCCGATGCACGATCCGCAGATTACTCGAAGCTCGGTAACAATAGCTGCTGGATCAAGCTTGCCGAACCGACCGCTGAGGCCATCAGACAAGCCTTTCTTGGTCACCCATCGCGAATACTCATTACTCCGCCAGTCACCCCCTCAATTGCAGTGCAGTCTTTATCGGTTTCAGGCTCCTCGATCCTCTCCGATCAAGAACTGCGTTTCAGCCCAGAGTTTAACTCGATCATTGGTGGCCGAGGTAGCGGAAAGAGCACCGTCCTTGAGTATCTTGCATACGGCCTTGGGCGAAGCTGTTCCGACATCAGCAAAGGGAGCTATTCAGGATCAGACAGGCTCAAAGGTGTCATTGCGGATACGCTTGTTGCTAGCGGAGCCACAATTGAGATTGGTATCGAGCAGGATCGAGCTAACTTTTATGTCAGGCGCGGAGCTGAAACGGGACATGTCGCTACGGTAACCTATCCTGATGGCACCAAGCATGAGATGTCAGTGGCGGAACTTCGAGCCCTCTTTCCTGCAGTGGTGTATAGTCAGGGTGAACTATCCGAACTCGGCAAGATTGCTGGGAGCCGCGCCCAGCTATCCCAATTACTCCAATTTGTTGATCCAGAATTCAAGCGGAAAGATCGACGGCTTAGCAATGAGATCGAGCAATCTAAGCTGGCAATTCGGAGGGCGATTCAAGCGCTTGTGAATGGATGGCTACAAGAAGAGAAGGTTAGAAAGCTCAACGCCGCCAGAGCCACTTTGGAGCAACGGATAGCGGCCCTTCAGAAGTCTCTTCCGACCCTTTCTAAAGAGGAACAAGCACATATCGTACGATATGAAGCGCTCGCAGAATTGGATGGCAAGCGGCAGGCTGCCGAAGCTCAAGCACAAACAGTACTAGATGAATTCACCGGACTTTGGCAGACATCTCGTTCTCCGGTCGATCTATTGTCAACCGCTCCTGAAGCGGCGGATTTTCAAGCAGCCTACGAAGAATTCAGAAAGGTGTTCTCACGTGGCGTGGAAGCGCTAGGGAAGGATCTGGAGGCTCGTCGCGTCGGAATGGCGACGAAAGGCGCAGAGATCGGCCGCACCCTCATTGATGCAAAGTCTGAGCGTGACAGGGTGATGGAGGAGTTGACCGAGCACAAAGTCCAGACAACACAAATAGCGAAACTTCAAGAAGAGCTGCAAGCCTTAGTTGGCCATATCGCAAGCCTCGAATCACGTCAGGTGTCCGTCTCGGAGAAGCAAGGCGAATTCAATGCTGCTATCGACAACCTGAAGGCACTGGTTGAGGAAGGTGCCAAGACGACTGAGCGTTGGGTCGGCGCAATAGAAATGCTTTCCGGCAATTGCATTGACGCCGAATTCGTTGCTGCTGGCGATCACTCAGAGGTTCACGCCTCAATTGATGCTCTAGTTGCCCAGACTGGATCGCAAGAGGCAACCCGCAAGCATCGAGTAGTCGAGCAACTCGCGGATTCTGGGGTCTGGCCATTTTTAGACACCATCCGGGCTGAGTGCCTTTCACTCCTAAGGTGGAAGACACTTTCTCCAGAAGGAGGTGGCGGTGCTCCTGCATTTCCGACGATAGAGAATGCGATAGGCGGGACAGAGAACATGAAGACTCGCCTGAAGGAGCTAATTGATCTTCAGCGAGTGGAGGCAATTGCTACCGCAACACCGAAGCCCGATGTGTCCTTGTACTATGTCGATGGAGGCAATCGATACGCGTTTGAGAAAGCTTCGGAGGGACAGCGCGCCGCCGCCCTGCTTCTTATGCTACTCGAACAGGCGGGAGGACCCCTGCTTGTCGATCAACCTGAGGGCGATCTCGACAATAAGGTCGTATCTGATTTGGCCGAGAAGCTACATTCGGCGAAGCAGCATCGACAGGTTATCTTTGCGAGTCACAATGCAAACATCGTCGTAAACGGCTCGTCAGAGTTGGTCGTGTCGATGGAAATCACACAAGATGCTAAGCGCTCAGCCTCCGGCCCGGGCGCAATTGACCGCCAAGATATTCGCCTGAAGATTACTGAGACAATGGAAGGGGGCGAGAAGGCATTCAAGGATCGTAAGAACAAGTACGGGTACTGA
- a CDS encoding helix-turn-helix transcriptional regulator, with the protein MDLVRLLGENVRKERLRQGRTQEEVAEEAGLTRSYLSDLERGTRNPSVHALGLLARALEVEAADLLRLASE; encoded by the coding sequence ATGGATTTGGTGCGCTTACTTGGAGAGAATGTCCGCAAGGAGCGGCTGCGCCAAGGTCGAACGCAGGAGGAGGTTGCGGAGGAGGCTGGGCTAACCCGCAGCTACCTCTCTGATCTTGAACGCGGAACACGAAACCCTTCTGTTCATGCGCTGGGCTTGCTGGCTAGGGCGTTGGAGGTTGAGGCAGCGGACCTTCTCAGGCTGGCCTCAGAATAG
- a CDS encoding site-specific integrase: MPKLSDTRLTKSVVEAAQPGQTISDSEVRGFRLVVSKSGTRRFVASYRIHGRSSMKALGAFPTFTVQEARDMAREVLRKVRAGVDPHVEERAAREAEEAAKNAPTVESLSKVYLEDYAPSQALRSSTIRHARQLSRIAIEALGSKKVEAVTITDIRKLHGDTRAAGIARGTKGVYQANRLLALLSKLFSLAIERGWRNDNPCRGVRKFPEDQRWQNLSEGEVKRLLRACEDYAAGLRPVSPDDDPETVEHKTKPLPETERSATDREAADAIRLLLFTGARLQEVLKAEWSQFDLERGLWQKPSAHTKTKRIHRLELEGPALETLKAMFERKSHSVYLFPGSTEKRRKSAPVDINSGEPVGIGPRADLKHPWRAITALAGLEGVRLHDLRRTLASFMLSGGSTLATVGKALGHTQASTTARYATLEDSVQREGLKAAGERMVGSSEL, translated from the coding sequence ATGCCCAAACTCTCAGACACACGGCTCACCAAGAGCGTGGTGGAAGCTGCTCAGCCCGGTCAGACCATCTCGGACAGCGAGGTGAGGGGCTTTCGCCTTGTGGTCTCCAAAAGCGGGACCCGGCGCTTTGTTGCCTCCTATCGTATCCACGGGCGGTCCAGCATGAAGGCGCTCGGCGCGTTCCCCACATTCACCGTTCAAGAGGCCCGCGATATGGCCCGCGAAGTGCTGCGGAAGGTGAGGGCAGGTGTAGACCCCCATGTCGAGGAGAGGGCAGCGAGGGAGGCTGAGGAAGCCGCTAAGAACGCCCCAACGGTTGAGAGCCTCTCCAAGGTCTACCTAGAGGATTATGCGCCCTCACAGGCCCTTAGATCGTCGACTATCCGCCATGCGCGCCAGCTCTCCCGCATAGCCATTGAAGCACTTGGATCGAAGAAGGTGGAGGCGGTGACCATCACCGACATTCGGAAGCTGCACGGGGACACAAGGGCCGCTGGCATCGCAAGAGGGACCAAGGGGGTCTATCAGGCCAACCGCCTCCTCGCACTGCTGAGCAAGTTGTTCTCGCTGGCGATTGAGCGGGGGTGGAGGAATGACAATCCGTGTAGGGGCGTTCGCAAGTTCCCTGAGGACCAGCGATGGCAGAACCTTAGCGAAGGCGAGGTGAAGCGGCTGCTGCGGGCCTGTGAGGACTACGCTGCGGGCCTTAGACCCGTCTCCCCTGATGATGACCCTGAGACGGTCGAGCACAAGACCAAGCCCCTCCCTGAGACTGAGAGAAGCGCAACCGACAGGGAAGCCGCTGATGCAATCCGCCTCCTTTTGTTCACCGGGGCGCGGCTTCAAGAGGTGCTCAAAGCTGAGTGGTCTCAATTCGATTTAGAACGGGGCCTTTGGCAGAAGCCCTCAGCCCACACCAAGACGAAGCGCATCCATAGGCTTGAGCTTGAGGGGCCTGCGCTTGAGACGCTCAAGGCGATGTTCGAGCGCAAGAGCCACTCGGTCTATTTGTTTCCGGGGAGCACTGAGAAGCGCCGCAAGTCGGCCCCCGTAGACATCAACTCCGGAGAGCCTGTTGGGATTGGCCCTCGCGCCGACCTGAAACACCCTTGGAGGGCAATCACAGCTCTAGCCGGGCTGGAAGGGGTGAGGCTGCACGATCTGAGGCGGACCCTCGCCAGCTTTATGCTTTCGGGCGGCTCTACGCTTGCCACTGTAGGAAAGGCGCTAGGACATACACAGGCGAGCACCACGGCGCGCTATGCCACCCTAGAGGACTCAGTACAGCGTGAGGGGCTCAAGGCGGCTGGGGAACGAATGGTCGGTAGCTCGGAGCTTTAA